In Anabrus simplex isolate iqAnaSimp1 chromosome 4, ASM4041472v1, whole genome shotgun sequence, a single genomic region encodes these proteins:
- the LOC137500488 gene encoding salivary glue protein Sgs-3-like: protein MIGIYIQPLLDIADAAEVVVVLRFSPRIRRLHLQSIKVHEVPPPPRPQSPTPPTPSYVIKSRSSLPRSHHLPTSNPFTTTPYSTQPPTQTTTCPHETQRTTPYSAQPHTQTTTCPCKSPQTTTPYSTHPPTQTTTSPHETQRTTTPYSTQPPTQITTCPCKTPQTTTPYSTQPPRQTTPCTCKSQLTTTPYLTQPPAQTTPCPCKSQRTTIYYPTQETTPSPTCLCKTQQTTTTFPTKQPTPSSTCQCLSQRNSSNPHPDRQRPRPPSPLDSQQYLIQPPPEWAKESSSKCPETCSLYYKPVCASSCTSPMKTFINICYLNMFNCKYSERMKVVSPGMCEC from the exons ATGATCGGCATCTACATTCAGCCACTTTTGGATATAGCAGATGCAGCGGAGGTCGTCGTCGTCCTGAGGTTTTCTCCTAGAATTCGCCGACTTCATTTACAATCCATTAAGGTACATGAAGTGCCTCCACCTCCCCGTCCCCAATCACCTACTCCTCCAACACCATCATATGTCATAAAAAGTCGTTCATCTCTACCGCGATCACATCACTTACCTACTTCAAATCCTTTTACAACGACTCCTTACTCAACACAGCCACCTACACAAACAACAACATGTCCTCATGAAACTCAGCGAACGACTCCTTACTCAGCGCAACCACATACACAAACTACAACATGCCCTTGTAAATCTCCGCAAACAACGACTCCTTATTCAACGCATCCACCTACACAAACTACAACATCTCCTCATGAAACTCAGCGAACAACGACTCCTTACTCAACGCAACCACCTACACAAATTACAACATGTCCTTGTAAAACTCCGCAAACAACGACTCCTTATTCAACGCAGCCACCTAGACAAACAACACCGTGCACATGTAAATCTCAGCTTACAACGACGCCTTACTTAACACAGCCACCTGCACAAACAACACCGTGTCCTTGTAAGTCTCAACGAACGACGATTTATTATCCAACGCAAGAAACCACTCCATCACCAACATGTCTTTGTAAAACTCAGCAGACAACAACTACTTTTCCTACCAAGCAACCTACACCATCGTCAACATGTCAGTGCCTATCTCAGAGGAATTCGTCAAACCCTCACCCTGATCGGCAGCGACCGCGTCCACCATCTCCCCTTGATTCTCAACAGTATCTAATTCAACCACCGCCAGAATGGGCTAAGGAATCTTCGTCGAAGTGCCCGGAAACCTGTTCACTATATTACAAGCCTGTGTGTGCTTCAAGCTGTACTAGCCCAATGAAAACCTTCATTAACATCTGCTACCTCAACATGTTCAATTGCAAGTATAGTGAAC GTATGAAGGTGGTGTCTCCAGGCATGTGTGAATGCTGA